The following coding sequences lie in one Methanofastidiosum sp. genomic window:
- a CDS encoding transposase: protein MTIGPNFEFITNLQYKVQSLTSRVQSFESGEKYISMRLQCERRLTAKDREIAKLKSDLAGAYRETVTMRTNWMQVFEDISKEHEKELCEKDRKIKALEDRLLATQRQLDAAKDKLRDKIVELYQVKTELEEQKGANQQLKAQINRDYENSSIPSSRKPNHKKITNNREKTGRKPGGQPGHDGHRRKRHTPTDCIDIPAPDKYVRSNEYKPTGKVISKQVVNIGITVHVVEYDTPEFRNVRTGQRVHADFPNGVINDINYGGSVKAVAFLLNNRCGVAIDKVREFLSDMTDGKLQISKGMINGLSKEFSTKTEAEQKKAFADLLLSPVMNADFTSARVNGKNVQVAICAVPGITLYFAREHKGHKGIAKTPVEDYHGILVHDHDITFYRYGDDHQECLVHVLRYLKDSMENEPNLQWNRKMRKLLQEMIHYRKGLSVENPDPDPDKVKEFEASYKEILELAKQEYEYEPPTNYYKDGYNLYGRLDTYRDSHLLFLHDVRVPANNNLCERKGRNFKRKQRQVMAFRSFDSLVYLCNSMSIVDLLSAKEDNLFKSVATILN from the coding sequence ATGACCATAGGACCGAACTTCGAATTCATCACAAACCTCCAATACAAGGTGCAATCCCTTACTTCCCGGGTGCAGTCATTTGAGTCCGGGGAGAAGTATATATCGATGCGCTTGCAGTGTGAAAGGCGGCTTACCGCCAAAGATCGGGAAATTGCCAAGCTCAAATCAGATCTGGCCGGCGCATATCGTGAAACCGTCACGATGCGCACGAACTGGATGCAGGTGTTCGAAGACATCTCTAAAGAGCACGAAAAAGAATTATGCGAAAAAGACCGTAAAATCAAAGCCTTGGAAGATCGGCTTCTCGCAACACAGCGACAGCTCGATGCTGCCAAGGATAAGCTAAGGGACAAGATTGTGGAACTGTACCAGGTCAAGACAGAACTTGAGGAGCAAAAAGGAGCGAACCAGCAACTGAAAGCGCAGATCAACCGAGATTACGAGAACTCATCTATCCCTTCGTCCCGAAAACCCAACCATAAGAAAATAACCAACAATCGGGAGAAAACGGGCAGGAAACCCGGCGGACAGCCTGGTCACGATGGTCATCGCCGGAAAAGACACACACCTACAGACTGCATTGATATCCCCGCACCGGATAAATATGTCCGTAGCAATGAATACAAGCCAACCGGCAAGGTGATCAGCAAGCAGGTGGTCAATATAGGCATCACCGTTCATGTTGTTGAATATGACACCCCAGAGTTTAGAAATGTACGTACCGGCCAGCGTGTCCATGCCGATTTCCCCAATGGGGTTATCAATGATATCAACTATGGGGGTAGCGTAAAGGCCGTCGCTTTCCTGCTGAATAACCGTTGCGGCGTCGCCATAGACAAAGTGAGAGAATTCCTATCTGACATGACAGATGGTAAATTGCAGATTTCAAAAGGAATGATTAACGGGCTGAGCAAAGAATTCTCCACCAAGACGGAGGCGGAGCAGAAAAAGGCGTTTGCCGACCTTCTGCTTTCACCGGTGATGAACGCCGATTTCACAAGCGCCAGGGTCAACGGCAAAAACGTCCAGGTTGCCATATGTGCCGTGCCAGGCATAACCTTGTATTTCGCAAGGGAACACAAAGGACACAAAGGCATAGCCAAAACGCCAGTCGAAGACTACCACGGGATACTGGTGCATGATCACGACATCACCTTCTACCGCTATGGCGACGATCACCAAGAGTGCCTGGTTCATGTACTCCGCTATCTTAAGGATAGCATGGAGAATGAGCCAAATCTTCAATGGAACAGAAAAATGCGGAAGCTGTTGCAGGAGATGATCCACTATCGAAAAGGGCTTTCAGTAGAAAATCCCGATCCTGACCCCGATAAGGTGAAAGAGTTTGAAGCCAGCTATAAAGAAATATTGGAATTGGCGAAGCAAGAGTATGAATACGAGCCGCCAACCAATTATTACAAGGATGGGTATAACCTTTATGGAAGGTTGGATACGTATAGAGACAGCCATTTGTTATTTTTGCATGATGTTAGAGTTCCAGCAAATAATAATCTATGCGAGCGAAAAGGGAGAAATTTTAAAAGAAAACAAAGGCAAGTCATGGCATTCAGGAGCTTTGATAGCTTGGTTTACCTATGCAACAGCATGTCTATAGTTGATTTACTGAGTGCCAAAGAGGACAACTTGTTCAAGAGCGTTGCAACAATTCTGAACTAA
- the dnaX gene encoding DNA polymerase III subunit gamma/tau, whose amino-acid sequence MAYVALYREWRPQKFSEVVGQVHVTRTLINALKQGRISHAYLFCGPRGTGKTSIAKILAKAVNCLESQAGEPCNQCANCQSINQGGSLDVLEIDAASNRGIDEIRDLRERVQFVPSGGRFRVYIIDEVHMLTTEAFNALLKTLEEPPGHVIFILATTEAHKLPATILSRCQRFDFHRISRADLLERLRLVAKNNNITVTEEALAVMVQAAEGGLRDALSLLDQCIGFTDEAIEIADVNQVLG is encoded by the coding sequence GTGGCTTATGTGGCTTTGTACCGGGAATGGCGACCCCAGAAATTTAGTGAAGTAGTAGGCCAAGTACACGTTACGCGGACTTTGATCAATGCCCTGAAGCAGGGTCGGATAAGTCACGCTTATCTTTTTTGCGGGCCTCGGGGAACGGGCAAGACCAGTATTGCGAAGATCCTGGCCAAAGCCGTAAACTGCCTTGAGTCCCAGGCCGGGGAACCATGCAATCAATGCGCTAATTGCCAAAGCATCAACCAAGGCGGTTCCCTGGATGTTTTAGAAATTGACGCGGCTTCCAACCGGGGGATTGACGAGATCCGCGACCTGCGGGAACGGGTGCAGTTCGTCCCGTCGGGCGGCCGGTTTCGGGTTTATATTATTGATGAAGTACATATGCTTACTACAGAGGCTTTCAATGCCTTGCTTAAAACCTTGGAAGAACCGCCGGGACATGTAATTTTTATCCTGGCCACTACGGAAGCCCATAAACTGCCCGCCACCATCCTGTCGCGTTGTCAGCGCTTTGATTTTCACCGGATTTCCCGGGCCGACCTGTTAGAACGTTTGCGATTAGTCGCCAAAAACAATAATATTACGGTAACGGAAGAAGCCTTGGCGGTGATGGTGCAGGCGGCGGAAGGGGGATTGCGCGATGCCTTGAGTCTGCTGGATCAATGTATTGGCTTTACGGACGAGGCTATTGAAATTGCAGATGTGAATCAAGTGCTAGG